The Xyrauchen texanus isolate HMW12.3.18 chromosome 4, RBS_HiC_50CHRs, whole genome shotgun sequence genome segment gtgtgtgtgaagtgcgAGGGAACCTGCAATGATTTCAGCAGCCGTTGGCTCGCGTCTCCATTCTGGTGTCTAGTTTTTCGAGGTTTGGAGGTAAACAGTAGGATCTAGTGCTTTCACAATCATCGCATACTGTTTGAGTCTGTGGCAACCAGATGTGGTGAGCATATGAAGTGTACAGTAGCAGGAGAACATGTATTATTAAAAtggtaaagtgttactgaaagcACTCTGTATTGTGATGCAGGGCACGGGAACATTTTGGACACCCTGGGTCTCATCATTATACTCTTGGCAGGATTACTATGAACACGTTGTCCACTAGAGTGCAGTAGAGATTCTAAAGATGATTCATATGAACTTTAGAGGTGACAGAACAAAAAACCAAACTCATGAATCTTTACATCATTTGGGGGGAATTGTATGGTAAAGTGAGGACCATTGTACACACTCAAGAGTACACATGTGAGTTAGGATTTTGATCAAGTTTGTACAATAAGAGTGTAATAAAAGGACATATAGCGTTCAGTGTTATGATGAGATTGTTGCTTCTAAACAGGTTCAttgagtatatactgtatgtgactgAAAGGGAAGGAGAGACCAAAACAAGACTGTGTTGTCACATGTTCTTTTACTTTAGTTCATCAATCGCTTTTTCAACAATTGCAAATACCTCATCCACTGGCAGTTCAGAGTTTATCTACAAGAGAAGAGAGAATTCAATTAAAAGAAATATCTGTTCAAACTAACATTATGATAACAGGTTGTATTTGCTCACTGACCTTTCTAACGATGCCGCGCTGCTCGTAGAACGTGATGACGGGCTCGGTGGCTTTATAATACAGATCCAGACGTTTCTTAATGGTCTCCTCGTTGTCATCAGCGCGGCCGCTGGTCTCACCACGCTTCATGAGTCTCTTCACCATCGTCTCAGATTTAGCATCAATGTACAGCAACAGAGCTGGAGCTCCAATCTAACACACAGGAACATGTCATACAGCAGAACTTTTACTCAAACTCTCTGTGATTTACTGTAGGTACTTTGTTCTTCTACCTTCTTCTCAAACTCCTCGCCCTGTTTGACTTCACGTGGGTATCCGTCGATGAGGTAACCCTTAGAGACACCAGCTTTGGCAATCATGGCGTCTTTGATCATATCAAGAACTGTGTCCTGAACAGACAACAACACTATTAGAACGAACCCTCCACAAGACTGATGAAACCGGTTTGATCCTCAATGTGATCCTTGTGAATTTTATCAGCACATTTGGAAGGAATTCTACAATGGGACACAAGTGGTACTTACATCATCTGAAACAtactgttaaagggacagttaacccaaaaattacattttctcatcatttctcatcctcatgccatcccagatgtgtgtgactttctttcttcaacagaacacaaatgaagatatttagaagaatatttcagctctgtaggttcatacaatgcaagtgaatggtgaccataaatttgtagctccaaaaagcacataaagggggCATAAAAGTATTATCTAAATCTCCACtatcagatgtgaaagtgaaagtgtagatttatagtatttaaaaaaacgtaaatattgatctgtttctcacccacatctatcatatcccttctggcGCCTtatgttacttttatgctgcttttatgtgatttatttgagcttcaaagttctggtcaccattcacttgcattgtatggacctagagagctgaaatattattctaaaaatcttcatttgtgttctgcagaagaaacaaagtcacacacatctgggatggcatgaggatgagtaaatgatgtgagaattttcatttttgggtgaaccaacccATTTTAATTACCAAAGAGAAATATTCTGACAGATCAGCtggttaaaacaattaaaaattggcattttcaggAAAGCTCTAACAATGGAAATCTATGGGGCAAGTGTaccagagggtttaaaagcagaaatgtgaagctcatattGTATTGTGCCACTtctttaataccaaaaaaaaaaaaaaagaaagtcttatttgaactgtaaagggTCTAAATTGTTCTTATTAGCTTTTCTGTGGATTAACTTCTAGTTATGAGTTTACTGACATAATTCCTGTGGATGCAGTTTGCTCCATATGGGTGATTCACATGAATGCTggcaagaatatatatatatatatatatatatatatatatatatatatatatatatatatatatatatataccctcacctaaaggattataaggaacacctgttcaatttctcattaatgcaattatctaatcaaccaatcacatggcagttgcttcaatgcatttaggggtgtggtcctggtcaagacaatctcctgaactccaaactgaatgtcagaatgggaaagaaaggtgatttaagcaattttgagcgtggcatggttgttggtgccagacgggccggtctaagtatttcacaatctgctcagttactgggattttcacacacaaccatttctagggtttacaaagaatggtgtgaaaaggaaaaacatccagtatgcggcagtcctgtgggctgaaaatgtcttgttgatgctagaggtcagaggagaatgggccgactgattcaagctgatagaagagcaactttgcctaaattaaccactcgttacaaccgaggtatgcagcaaagcatttgtgaagccacaacaggcacaactttgaggcggatgggctacaacagcagaagaccccaccgggtaccactcatctccactacaaataggaaaaagaggctacaatttgcaagagctcaccaaaattggacagttgaagactggaaaaatgttgcctggtctgatgagtctcgatttctgttgagacattcagatggtagagtcagaatttggcgtaaacagaatgagaacatggatccatcatgccttgttaccactgtgcaggctggtggtggtggtgtaatggtgtgggggatgttttcttggcacactttaggccccttagtgccaattgggtatcgtttaaatgccacggcctacctgagcattgtttctgaccatgtccatccctttatggccaccatgtacccatcctctgatggctacttccagcaggataatgcaccatgtcacaaaactcgaatcatttcaaattggtttcttgaacatgacaatgagttcactgtactaaaatggcccccacagtcaccagatctcaacccaatagagcatctttgggatgtggtggaacgggagcttcgtgccctggatgtgcatccctcaaatctccatcaactgcaagatgctatcctatcaatatgggccaacatttctaaagaatgctttcagcaccttgttgaatcaatgccacgtagaattaaggcagttctgaaggcgaaagggggtcaaacacagtattagtatggtgttcctaataatcctttaggtgactgtatatatatgtatactgtatacaggttgacccccccccacacacacacacccaagaaAAAAAAAGCCTGCTATCtttgattgctcatatcttaaTCAAAAAACTGTCATCACTGtgttattacaaataaataaatagttttttagtttttttatatttctacaggaaaacaataaaaaaatgattttgccctaatatcaaagctcttactagaaaaaagaaattatgatctaacatgaattttcttaataaataaatataatcgtGTCTGGAaacttgtgcatgtaaaatggctagaaatagcattttagcttagcataaaactgacaatttacacaagatatatttctatttcttctgctccaaacttacttcaaacgtacttctctgtctactcgtatgaatgtgacacatcatcagaaagtgcttcaccgctgttcaaatgcactttggatcacatcatctatatgtataaatgttttccatctgaaagaactaaatattaaatgaaacaaatgacaataaaatgcaaagtaatctcttcagtaatctaaatactttttgaatgtacctGTATACTAATTaccagttatttaaattgtaactgtagtggaatatagttacttatatattgtattttaaatacataatccattgcatgtattccgttactccccaacactgtgtatatactgtatatagtatattgcttaaagaaaattaggaccattaagatttttgcattttGACCTTATTTTCTGGACACTTTAGCACATTTTAAGGCAATTATTTATACCTGCAATGCCTGTCTTTCTTTTTACtagttttattactgtattacatGCTGTTAtacaattgttattattattttattaaaatcaacaaaattgAAAGACAGTACCAAGAAAGTACTGTTATgatgaatatatattttacaattattatcagtattattattataataataataattattattattattattattattattattcaaattggAGTAATGAGAATTGTGGGTTAAAATGTGCAAAACTGTCATGAAAACAATTGTcataatgtaaaaaatcttaatggcacTAAAAATCATttctattttgtttcttttgactttggagtaaaataggacattttcttgacaggtttagtGAGAATCACCCACATGGAGCAAACTGCATCCACAGGAAATATGTCAGTAAACTAGAATTTAATTCACCTAGAAAAGCTTCTAAGAATGATTTAAAccatttacagttcaaataatacagatttCATATGGATTTTACctgcttattttttttacatactaGTCTCATTTTCATGTGCTTAATATTTTAATGTGAATTGTGCAACTATTTCAATTGTAAAATACTTGCTTTATTCCTATTCTGTTATACtgtgaaacaatgtgtattttgacatttattccgGTGCAGTGTCGAGCaagccccatagacttccactgtaagtgcattactgtaaatgtaatttaacttGGTTTTACAAACTTTGTAAAAAGTTTTGTCAGATGTGACTTTACTTTTCTCCATTTTCTACAAAGCTCTAATTTCCGATGCCTGTTGCTATTGAATCCCGAGGTGCTACACAGAATACAGAAGCGATGAGAAGGTTCTTTTGTACTGACCAGAGGTACGAGTTCACCCTTCTGCATGATGGCCTGCAGCTGTTTGCCCCTGTCTGACCCGGAC includes the following:
- the LOC127642892 gene encoding adenylate kinase isoenzyme 1, producing MADKLKDAKIVFVVGGPGSGKGTQCEKIVAKYGYTHLSSGDLLRAEVASGSDRGKQLQAIMQKGELVPLDTVLDMIKDAMIAKAGVSKGYLIDGYPREVKQGEEFEKKIGAPALLLYIDAKSETMVKRLMKRGETSGRADDNEETIKKRLDLYYKATEPVITFYEQRGIVRKINSELPVDEVFAIVEKAIDELK